In one window of Frigoriglobus tundricola DNA:
- a CDS encoding DUF1328 domain-containing protein codes for MLRWALTFLVIALVAALFGFTNVAGTSILAAKILFFVFLVMFVVSLIMGTREPRESI; via the coding sequence ATGCTCCGCTGGGCACTTACGTTCCTTGTGATCGCACTTGTGGCGGCTCTGTTCGGATTCACCAACGTGGCCGGCACGTCGATTCTCGCGGCCAAGATCCTGTTCTTCGTGTTCCTGGTGATGTTCGTCGTCTCCCTCATCATGGGGACGCGCGAACCGAGAGAATCGATCTGA
- a CDS encoding RNA polymerase sigma factor, producing the protein MPAEPAIFALRGVCATCLSPPYSDATDGHLLERFLAHRDEAAFTALVHRHGRMVLGVCRNTLRNRHDAEDAFQATFLVLARKAATITPRTVIGAWLHGVARRTALKAKLMAARRRFKEQQVPAPARAPAPSAGAGDEVTALLDEELAALPMKYRSAIVLCDLEGQTKRAAARHLGCPEGTLSSRLARGRRMLARRLTRRGVTLSVGALTAALAQIAGAGVRSSLVVLTGRTAARSATEHVAAADMISARVATLTEGVLKSMLLNKLKTATAVLLLVGVLVGGVALKCHTRASEPSQPAGAPVPPPDPADAALQAIIAQVLKAHGGEERLKKLETFTFRTTTSCVTVGDTKDCRFFVRLPEQVRAEVSHEGRESARVLLVTNGEQRWRKLNDGETTAGSAGTMEVVKFVGPRALLRLKDPEMKVSLVGERPVGDTGSLLGDRAAICVRLVRKDGKKFAPLHELNCGSVDEVRLYFDTGSHLLLKEEFEDRNWKTEVFHSNYKTISGIAVAQKLTGRTNGEVNYRSEVEFRVKEKLADTLFEKPR; encoded by the coding sequence ATGCCGGCCGAACCAGCGATCTTCGCCCTTCGGGGAGTTTGCGCGACCTGTCTCTCGCCCCCGTACAGCGATGCGACCGACGGGCACCTTCTGGAGCGCTTTCTGGCCCATCGGGACGAGGCGGCGTTCACCGCCCTCGTACACCGGCACGGGCGCATGGTGCTGGGCGTCTGTCGGAACACGCTGCGGAACCGTCACGATGCCGAGGACGCCTTCCAGGCCACGTTCCTGGTCCTCGCCCGCAAGGCGGCCACGATCACCCCGCGGACCGTGATCGGTGCCTGGCTCCATGGCGTGGCGCGCCGGACCGCGCTGAAAGCAAAACTGATGGCCGCCAGACGCCGGTTCAAAGAGCAACAGGTTCCCGCCCCGGCTCGAGCCCCGGCGCCGTCCGCGGGCGCCGGGGACGAGGTGACGGCGTTGCTCGATGAGGAGCTCGCCGCGCTCCCAATGAAGTACCGGTCGGCGATCGTGCTGTGTGACCTCGAGGGCCAAACGAAGCGGGCGGCCGCGCGGCACCTCGGCTGCCCCGAGGGCACGCTATCGAGCCGGTTGGCCCGCGGGCGCCGGATGCTGGCCCGGCGCTTGACCCGGCGGGGCGTGACGCTCTCGGTCGGAGCGTTGACCGCCGCGTTGGCGCAGATCGCGGGTGCCGGCGTCCGCTCGAGTCTGGTCGTTTTGACGGGCCGGACCGCGGCGCGGTCCGCGACGGAACACGTGGCCGCCGCGGACATGATCTCGGCCCGAGTGGCCACCCTGACTGAGGGAGTGCTGAAATCCATGCTGCTGAACAAACTCAAGACCGCAACGGCCGTGCTGCTCCTGGTCGGAGTTCTGGTTGGCGGGGTCGCTCTGAAATGTCACACGCGCGCGTCTGAGCCGTCGCAACCCGCGGGCGCCCCCGTGCCCCCTCCCGACCCGGCCGACGCGGCCCTGCAAGCAATAATTGCCCAGGTACTGAAAGCGCACGGCGGGGAGGAGCGGCTGAAAAAGCTGGAGACGTTCACCTTCCGAACGACAACCTCCTGCGTGACCGTTGGTGACACGAAGGACTGCCGGTTCTTCGTCCGACTTCCCGAGCAGGTGCGGGCTGAAGTGAGTCACGAGGGGCGCGAATCGGCGCGCGTGCTTTTAGTAACTAACGGTGAGCAGAGGTGGCGAAAGCTCAACGACGGCGAGACGACTGCTGGTTCCGCAGGGACGATGGAAGTGGTCAAATTTGTCGGACCGCGCGCGCTGTTGAGGCTCAAGGACCCGGAAATGAAAGTGTCGTTAGTGGGAGAGCGCCCGGTGGGGGACACGGGGTCGCTCCTGGGCGACCGCGCCGCGATTTGTGTCCGACTGGTTCGCAAGGATGGAAAGAAATTCGCCCCGCTCCACGAACTCAACTGTGGGTCGGTGGACGAGGTCCGGCTGTACTTCGACACGGGAAGCCACCTGCTCCTGAAAGAGGAATTCGAGGACCGGAACTGGAAGACCGAAGTCTTTCACTCCAATTACAAGACGATCAGTGGGATCGCCGTCGCCCAGAAGCTGACTGGGCGAACAAACGGGGAAGTGAACTACCGAAGTGAAGTCGAGTTCCGAGTTAAAGAGAAGTTGGCCGACACATTATTCGAGAAGCCCCGGTAG
- a CDS encoding sigma-54-dependent transcriptional regulator, with protein sequence MTAKRTHAPTILIAEDDPATRANLALLLRSEGYAVREAADGEAAAAALADPTVAAALLDLKMPKRDGLSVLRAHADRLEEVPVIVVTAYGGSTAAIEAMKLGAYDYLTKPFDLEEVLFTVRRALTQRALVAQVQALSADPLADDPDPTQDELVGRSPAMVAVFKAIGLVAPADEPVLILGESGTGKELVANALHRNSHRSGGPFVKVNCAALSPMLLESELFGHEKGAFTGAVARRRGRFEQANGGTLFLDEVGELGIDLQAKLLRVLQSGTFERVGAEETLCADVRVVAATNRDLKARVAAGEFREDLYYRLDVVAVTLPPLRERKDDVPLLAEYVIKQLSRKHGWPGLALAPEAVAELSRRTWPGNIREFRNALARAAILARGRVIGAEHLSAEDAHTAPPTAPAPSANPLDLRAAVAEAERRVIRQALEQAGGNRTRAALLLGISRRQLFDKVRAYGLDR encoded by the coding sequence ATGACGGCCAAGCGCACCCACGCTCCCACCATTCTGATCGCCGAAGACGACCCCGCGACCCGTGCGAACCTCGCGCTCCTGCTGCGGTCCGAGGGGTACGCCGTGCGCGAGGCCGCCGACGGCGAGGCCGCCGCCGCGGCGCTCGCGGACCCGACCGTCGCGGCGGCGCTGCTCGACCTCAAGATGCCGAAACGGGACGGGCTCTCGGTCCTCCGTGCCCACGCCGACCGGTTGGAAGAGGTGCCGGTGATCGTGGTCACGGCCTACGGCGGCAGCACGGCCGCGATCGAGGCCATGAAGCTCGGCGCGTACGACTACCTCACCAAGCCGTTCGACCTGGAGGAGGTGCTGTTCACCGTTCGCCGGGCACTGACGCAACGCGCCCTGGTCGCCCAGGTGCAGGCGCTGTCCGCCGACCCCCTGGCCGACGACCCCGACCCGACCCAGGACGAACTCGTCGGGCGGTCGCCGGCGATGGTGGCGGTGTTCAAGGCGATCGGTCTCGTCGCCCCGGCCGACGAACCGGTGCTGATCCTCGGCGAATCCGGGACCGGGAAGGAACTCGTGGCGAACGCGCTCCACCGCAACTCGCACCGGTCCGGCGGGCCGTTCGTGAAGGTGAACTGCGCCGCCCTCAGCCCCATGCTGCTAGAGAGCGAACTGTTCGGTCACGAGAAAGGCGCGTTCACGGGAGCGGTGGCCCGCCGCCGCGGGCGGTTCGAGCAGGCCAACGGCGGAACACTTTTTCTGGACGAAGTGGGCGAACTCGGCATCGACCTTCAGGCGAAACTGCTCCGCGTGTTGCAGAGCGGCACGTTCGAGCGCGTCGGCGCGGAGGAGACCCTCTGTGCGGACGTGCGCGTGGTGGCGGCGACGAACCGCGACCTCAAAGCGCGGGTCGCCGCCGGCGAGTTCCGGGAGGACCTGTACTACCGGCTCGACGTGGTCGCGGTCACGCTCCCGCCGCTCCGCGAGCGCAAGGACGACGTCCCGCTGCTGGCCGAGTACGTGATCAAGCAGTTGTCGCGGAAGCACGGCTGGCCGGGGCTGGCGCTGGCACCGGAGGCGGTCGCGGAGCTGAGTCGCCGCACGTGGCCGGGCAACATCCGCGAGTTCCGCAACGCGCTGGCCCGCGCGGCGATCCTGGCGCGCGGGCGCGTCATCGGGGCGGAGCACCTGAGCGCCGAGGACGCGCACACCGCCCCTCCCACCGCCCCGGCTCCTTCCGCGAACCCGCTGGACCTGCGCGCGGCCGTCGCGGAGGCCGAACGGCGGGTGATCCGACAGGCGCTCGAACAGGCCGGCGGGAACCGCACCCGGGCCGCGCTGCTGCTCGGCATCAGCCGGCGGCAACTGTTCGACAAGGTCCGCGCTTACGGGCTCGACCGGTAA
- a CDS encoding two-component system sensor histidine kinase NtrB gives MRAVRVVVVVVVFVASLAALAASSVLALWNSTDELAIQERLRAAAAELAATSHDTAAGLADHPGSVPSESDNRRLAEVARRVLANYPATEGGFYLSRSDQFAGAVMSGVEATPDPLPDDKKSAEKRDPDRKGDKKKDTKKGPPKKEPEPKDGGPAGIGAGRREPPPLETPSIRQQCREAINAEAGWPPLVEVRDVGPSRVAVATAAVGSERPARAAVWVMVRLSGPAQQKADLERLRLANGFSLAGVLLALALATILIGSLQRETRRRAALGEELRKAEHLAVLGRLLAGVAHEVRNPLTAIRSTVQLWERLPAQARTPESLAAVVGSVDRLNELVGRLLLFARAGHEHRRPVDLNAVAAETLELVRAGADEQGVTIESDLAPDLPPVAGAAQAIGQVVLNLVSNALQAMPTGGKLLCRTRRVAGGFIELTVADTGPGVPPHLRDTIFEPFFTTRTDGTGLGLALCREVARQHGGDVTLAPAGGSGATFCLTLPTGGGTR, from the coding sequence ATGAGAGCGGTTCGGGTGGTTGTGGTCGTCGTCGTGTTCGTCGCGTCGCTGGCGGCGCTGGCGGCGAGCAGCGTCCTGGCGCTGTGGAACTCCACCGACGAACTCGCCATCCAGGAGCGGCTCCGCGCCGCCGCGGCCGAACTCGCCGCCACGTCCCATGACACCGCCGCCGGACTCGCCGACCACCCCGGCAGCGTGCCATCCGAATCCGACAACCGCCGGCTGGCCGAGGTCGCCCGGCGCGTGCTGGCGAACTACCCCGCGACCGAGGGCGGGTTCTACCTGTCGCGGTCGGACCAGTTCGCCGGGGCCGTCATGAGCGGGGTCGAAGCGACCCCCGATCCGCTCCCCGACGACAAGAAGAGCGCCGAGAAACGCGACCCGGACCGAAAAGGTGACAAGAAGAAGGACACCAAAAAGGGACCGCCGAAAAAAGAGCCCGAGCCCAAGGACGGCGGCCCGGCCGGAATCGGCGCGGGGCGCCGGGAACCGCCGCCCCTGGAAACGCCGTCCATCCGGCAGCAGTGCCGCGAAGCGATCAACGCCGAGGCCGGGTGGCCGCCACTCGTGGAGGTGCGGGACGTGGGTCCGAGCCGCGTCGCCGTCGCTACGGCCGCGGTCGGGAGCGAGCGCCCGGCCCGCGCCGCGGTGTGGGTCATGGTTCGGCTCAGCGGCCCGGCGCAACAGAAGGCCGATCTGGAGCGCCTCCGGCTGGCGAACGGGTTTTCACTCGCCGGCGTGCTGCTCGCGCTGGCCCTCGCGACGATCCTCATCGGGTCGCTCCAGCGGGAGACGCGCCGGCGGGCGGCGCTGGGCGAGGAGCTGCGTAAAGCCGAGCACCTTGCAGTTCTCGGCCGGTTGCTCGCCGGGGTCGCCCACGAGGTGCGGAACCCGCTGACCGCGATCCGGTCCACCGTGCAGCTCTGGGAGCGGCTGCCGGCACAGGCCCGCACGCCGGAATCGCTCGCGGCCGTGGTCGGTTCCGTGGACCGGCTGAACGAACTCGTCGGCCGGTTACTCCTGTTCGCCCGCGCCGGGCACGAACACCGACGGCCCGTGGACCTGAACGCGGTGGCGGCCGAAACCCTCGAACTGGTGCGCGCCGGGGCCGACGAGCAAGGCGTGACAATCGAATCCGATCTCGCGCCCGACCTGCCACCGGTCGCCGGCGCGGCCCAGGCGATCGGGCAAGTCGTGCTGAACCTGGTGAGCAACGCGCTTCAGGCCATGCCGACCGGCGGCAAGCTCCTGTGCCGCACGCGCCGGGTGGCCGGCGGGTTCATCGAACTGACCGTGGCCGATACCGGCCCGGGCGTTCCGCCCCACCTGCGCGACACCATCTTCGAACCGTTCTTCACCACCCGCACGGACGGCACCGGCCTGGGGCTGGCATTGTGCCGCGAGGTCGCCCGGCAGCACGGCGGCGACGTGACCCTCGCCCCGGCCGGCGGGTCCGGAGCGACCTTCTGTTTGACCCTCCCCACCGGAGGAGGCACCCGATGA
- a CDS encoding anion transporter, which translates to MSGPTALWLTLFWFALTYLGLALGKLPWLRTDRAGVALVGAAGTLACGLLPFEEAVKAIDFATIGLLLGMMIVVAFLRRAGFFARLAGVALGRVKSPKGLLAVTMLLSGGLSAILVNDVVCLALTPLVLHLTRRLGLDPRPHLVGLAVASNLGSAATLTGNPQNMIIGGLSEISYLRFAAKLAPAALIGLVIGYAVTLIAYRSALAANNMNGGDKAETNGASDRVPDGWRHTTLLVKSLIVTVAAVGLFFAGQSMAIVALGAAAVLLLDRVNPAKVYAHIDWSLLLMFAGLFVVVKAFEVHVLAVSGIEGWAGRADPIWALSGLSAVLSNVVSNVPAVLLFKPVIAAMPEAARETAWLALAVSSTFAGNLTVLGSVANLIVVEQARKEGVKIGFWDYCRVGIPVTVITLLVGAAWLAFARY; encoded by the coding sequence GTGTCCGGACCTACTGCCCTGTGGCTGACGCTGTTCTGGTTCGCACTCACGTACCTGGGTCTCGCGCTCGGTAAGCTCCCCTGGTTGCGCACGGACCGGGCCGGGGTGGCGCTCGTCGGTGCGGCCGGCACCCTCGCGTGCGGGCTGTTGCCCTTCGAGGAGGCGGTGAAGGCGATCGACTTCGCCACAATCGGCCTCCTCCTCGGCATGATGATCGTGGTCGCGTTCCTGCGCCGCGCCGGCTTCTTCGCCCGCCTCGCCGGGGTCGCACTCGGTCGGGTCAAGTCACCGAAGGGGCTTCTCGCGGTGACCATGCTGCTGTCCGGCGGGCTGTCCGCGATTCTGGTGAACGACGTGGTGTGCCTGGCCCTCACGCCCCTGGTCCTCCACCTGACGCGCCGGCTCGGTCTCGATCCGCGGCCGCACCTCGTCGGTCTCGCCGTCGCGAGTAACCTCGGTTCGGCCGCTACACTCACCGGCAACCCGCAGAACATGATTATCGGCGGGCTGTCCGAAATTTCGTACCTGCGCTTCGCCGCGAAGCTGGCGCCGGCCGCGCTCATCGGGCTGGTCATCGGCTACGCCGTCACGCTGATCGCCTATCGTTCGGCCCTGGCGGCAAACAACATGAACGGCGGGGACAAAGCGGAGACCAACGGGGCGAGCGACCGCGTGCCGGACGGCTGGCGCCACACCACGCTCCTGGTCAAGAGCTTGATCGTGACGGTGGCGGCCGTGGGCTTGTTCTTCGCGGGCCAGTCGATGGCCATTGTGGCGCTGGGCGCCGCGGCCGTGCTGCTCCTCGATCGCGTGAACCCGGCGAAGGTGTACGCCCACATCGACTGGAGCCTGCTGCTCATGTTCGCGGGGCTGTTCGTGGTCGTGAAAGCGTTCGAGGTACACGTCCTGGCGGTCTCGGGCATCGAGGGCTGGGCCGGACGGGCCGATCCGATCTGGGCACTTTCGGGACTCTCCGCGGTGCTCTCGAACGTGGTCTCGAACGTGCCGGCGGTGCTGCTCTTCAAGCCGGTTATTGCGGCGATGCCCGAAGCCGCGCGCGAAACGGCGTGGCTCGCCCTCGCGGTGTCCAGCACGTTCGCCGGCAACCTGACCGTTCTCGGCTCGGTCGCGAACCTGATCGTGGTCGAGCAGGCGCGCAAGGAAGGCGTTAAGATCGGCTTCTGGGACTACTGCCGGGTCGGCATCCCGGTGACGGTGATCACGCTCCTCGTCGGCGCCGCGTGGCTGGCGTTCGCCAGGTATTGA
- a CDS encoding metallophosphoesterase family protein, translating into MNAAQDPVTVLIPGDLHLTEPGLPNHTAARRAVTDANELIRPDFVQFIGDNVEDGTDEQFALFRDLTVRLGVPWFALVGDHDAQRDSQARRFRDHVGEPCGSVTVRGFRFLRLNTQEARPVGLSVEQVAWFRSEVDDALAAGERIVVFQHNYPYQIWEDFAGPGIDDWREIVQTRPIHAIVSGHTHYWQLANDGRNAAVALRSIGNPEGGPPGYAVAVFHGDDFAIAYRSVENRGPFVLVTHPREALIATGPAHVLKGADEVRSRVWSAAPVEAVGCRINNGPWCPMEPDGKGTWRAPLPADRLTKGVHRLTVRAESSDGESSERGTEFAVDPTGRYTAVPMVRPLVTATNFC; encoded by the coding sequence ATGAACGCGGCCCAAGACCCCGTTACCGTGCTCATCCCCGGCGACCTGCACCTCACCGAGCCGGGGCTGCCGAACCACACCGCCGCCCGCCGCGCGGTGACCGATGCGAACGAGCTGATCCGTCCCGATTTTGTTCAGTTCATCGGGGACAACGTCGAAGACGGAACCGACGAACAGTTCGCCCTGTTCCGCGACCTGACCGTCCGGCTGGGGGTGCCGTGGTTCGCGCTGGTCGGGGACCACGACGCGCAGCGCGACTCGCAGGCCCGGCGGTTCCGGGACCATGTCGGCGAACCGTGCGGGTCCGTCACCGTCCGCGGGTTCCGGTTCCTGCGACTGAACACGCAGGAGGCGCGGCCGGTGGGCCTTTCGGTGGAACAGGTCGCGTGGTTCCGGTCGGAAGTGGACGACGCGCTCGCGGCCGGCGAGCGCATCGTCGTGTTCCAGCACAACTACCCGTACCAGATCTGGGAAGACTTCGCCGGCCCCGGAATCGATGACTGGCGCGAGATCGTGCAGACCCGGCCGATTCACGCAATTGTGTCCGGCCACACCCATTACTGGCAGCTCGCGAACGACGGGCGGAACGCGGCGGTCGCGCTGCGCTCGATCGGGAATCCGGAGGGCGGCCCGCCCGGCTACGCGGTCGCGGTGTTCCACGGCGACGACTTCGCGATCGCGTACCGCTCGGTAGAAAACCGCGGGCCGTTCGTACTCGTCACCCACCCACGTGAGGCGCTGATCGCGACCGGACCGGCGCACGTTCTGAAAGGTGCGGACGAGGTACGCTCTCGGGTCTGGTCGGCCGCTCCGGTGGAAGCCGTCGGCTGCCGAATCAACAACGGCCCCTGGTGCCCGATGGAGCCAGATGGTAAGGGAACATGGCGCGCGCCGCTGCCGGCCGACCGCTTGACAAAAGGCGTCCACCGGTTAACGGTACGCGCCGAAAGCTCTGATGGAGAATCCAGCGAACGAGGCACGGAATTCGCTGTGGACCCGACCGGACGCTACACCGCCGTGCCGATGGTTCGCCCGCTCGTAACCGCAACGAATTTCTGCTGA
- a CDS encoding MFS transporter, whose amino-acid sequence MELTRPESRETARAGADRPAGEPPSGWRNRVGLYGAYFLGMTGIGFCLPYLPLYLKEEKGFSDRGIAFVWVLSALAGLLQFPIGLWSDRVGARKPFLVAGLALLATATFLLPSATGGGVGWAWLVLLVVLFAENGACRATIESMAGAEATRLAPPGGVGAALGALRFWRPVAVVLTALIGGFLAEEHGVGWLLGPLAVLQGLAVVLALLIREDRKNEEPSATVATPTKGGLRLGDGALWAFIAAMVLFHAANAPPGAYLGLFLKADLGAPAPYLSYAFVVSMIAWMACVRPVGWLADRFGRKPVLVAGWAAMTVRLILLALAQESWQVLAIQVLDGLAQGVFAVAAAAWVTDRLGDAKRAGEAQVLVGSSLVFGSAVGPALAGLVVADLGYRGIFGVLAGVGAVAALVVIFAVPESRRSAHNTGAPQ is encoded by the coding sequence ATGGAACTGACACGGCCCGAATCCCGCGAGACCGCGCGCGCCGGCGCCGACCGGCCGGCCGGCGAACCGCCATCGGGGTGGCGGAACCGGGTCGGCCTGTACGGGGCGTACTTCCTGGGCATGACCGGTATCGGTTTCTGCCTCCCGTACCTGCCGCTCTACCTGAAGGAGGAGAAGGGCTTCTCCGATCGCGGGATCGCCTTCGTCTGGGTGCTCTCCGCCCTCGCCGGGTTGTTGCAGTTCCCCATCGGATTGTGGTCGGACCGCGTCGGCGCGCGGAAGCCGTTCCTCGTCGCCGGGCTCGCGCTCCTCGCCACCGCAACGTTCCTGTTGCCGTCCGCCACGGGCGGCGGCGTCGGTTGGGCGTGGCTCGTGCTCCTCGTGGTGCTGTTCGCGGAGAACGGCGCGTGCCGCGCAACGATCGAGAGCATGGCCGGCGCGGAGGCCACGCGACTCGCCCCGCCCGGCGGGGTGGGTGCGGCGCTCGGCGCGCTGCGGTTCTGGCGCCCGGTCGCCGTCGTCCTCACCGCGCTCATTGGGGGGTTCCTGGCCGAGGAACACGGAGTGGGCTGGCTGCTCGGCCCGCTCGCGGTGTTGCAGGGGCTCGCCGTCGTCCTGGCGCTCCTCATTCGAGAAGATCGGAAGAACGAAGAACCCTCAGCCACCGTCGCCACCCCGACGAAGGGCGGACTGCGGTTGGGCGACGGCGCGCTCTGGGCGTTCATCGCCGCGATGGTCCTGTTCCACGCCGCCAACGCCCCGCCCGGCGCGTACCTGGGCCTGTTCCTCAAAGCCGACCTCGGCGCACCGGCCCCCTACCTCTCATACGCGTTCGTCGTGAGCATGATCGCGTGGATGGCCTGCGTCCGCCCGGTGGGGTGGCTTGCGGACCGATTTGGTCGCAAGCCCGTACTAGTGGCCGGCTGGGCGGCCATGACGGTGCGGTTGATTCTGCTCGCGCTGGCCCAGGAGAGCTGGCAGGTGCTAGCGATTCAGGTCCTCGACGGACTGGCCCAGGGCGTGTTCGCGGTCGCCGCCGCGGCCTGGGTGACGGACCGGCTGGGTGACGCCAAACGCGCGGGCGAGGCTCAAGTTCTGGTCGGCAGTTCGCTGGTGTTCGGATCGGCCGTCGGGCCGGCGCTGGCGGGCCTGGTTGTTGCCGACCTTGGCTACCGGGGCATCTTCGGCGTGCTCGCGGGCGTGGGGGCGGTCGCCGCCCTGGTCGTGATCTTCGCGGTTCCGGAGTCCCGCAGGTCCGCCCACAACACAGGAGCCCCCCAATGA
- a CDS encoding CHASE3 domain-containing protein, with product MTGSPPAPFARLAKLTDRNFLPLLLAAYVLAVLVPAPGCRLCRCGLGAIEVSGSAVRVTAPVVLLAVLLWNAGVGTPRGQFRGLLRRPWVLAAGLVANLLAPLLFVAGVAGLLRFWGDTGDLPALLMGLGMIAAMPIAGSATAWAKKADGDSALSLGLVLGSTLLGPVTTPAVLYAVSLVLAGSDAGALRALAGAGSGAFLFLAVLLPTAAGLLTRAVVPTLPDRAGPALKLLNAAVLLALVYAGASAALEATLGRASPDFLAAMLGVAISFCGIGFAAGWLVGRLTGATPGERTALLFGLGMSNNGSGLALAATALVDRPQVLLLIACYNLVQHLVAGGVDAARRVRPGAGTDAPAAPGWALLRPIASFGFALAAGAVVTAACLSYFGVRGLADTHRLVVHTHEVLTVVRDTMSLLKDAETGQRGYLITGDERYLEPYDAATVQVRERLRRLRELTRDNPAQQDRLSALDRVTEARLTELDETIRLRRDEGFEPARAVVREDRGKNLMDEVRRLTREMEEEEQGLLERRADAADGRVRRSVGTVVLLAAFAVLSVALRRFGAAREPTPERGST from the coding sequence GTGACCGGCTCCCCCCCTGCCCCGTTCGCGCGGCTCGCCAAGCTGACCGACCGGAACTTCCTCCCGTTGTTGCTCGCGGCTTATGTGCTGGCCGTCCTGGTCCCCGCTCCCGGGTGCCGGCTGTGCCGGTGCGGGCTCGGCGCAATCGAGGTCAGCGGATCGGCGGTGCGCGTCACGGCGCCCGTGGTGTTGCTCGCGGTGCTGTTGTGGAACGCCGGGGTGGGCACCCCGAGGGGCCAGTTCCGGGGGCTGCTCCGCCGGCCGTGGGTGCTGGCGGCGGGTCTGGTCGCGAACCTGCTGGCCCCGCTCCTGTTCGTGGCCGGCGTGGCGGGACTGCTGCGGTTCTGGGGCGATACCGGCGACCTGCCCGCCCTGCTCATGGGTCTGGGCATGATCGCCGCCATGCCGATCGCGGGGTCCGCGACCGCGTGGGCGAAGAAGGCCGACGGCGACTCGGCCCTGAGTCTGGGGCTGGTGCTCGGCTCGACCCTCCTCGGCCCGGTCACCACGCCGGCCGTCCTGTACGCGGTGAGTCTCGTTCTCGCGGGGTCCGACGCGGGCGCCCTGCGGGCCCTGGCCGGCGCGGGCAGCGGCGCGTTTCTGTTCCTGGCCGTACTCCTCCCCACCGCCGCCGGCCTCCTGACACGGGCGGTCGTGCCGACGTTACCGGATAGGGCCGGCCCGGCGCTCAAGTTACTCAACGCGGCCGTGCTGCTCGCGCTCGTGTACGCCGGAGCGTCGGCCGCCCTGGAAGCGACCCTGGGCCGGGCGTCGCCGGACTTTCTGGCCGCCATGTTGGGCGTGGCGATCAGTTTCTGTGGGATCGGGTTCGCCGCCGGCTGGCTGGTCGGGCGGCTGACCGGTGCGACGCCGGGCGAGCGCACCGCGCTCCTGTTCGGCCTGGGGATGAGCAACAACGGGTCGGGGCTCGCACTGGCCGCGACCGCACTCGTGGACCGGCCGCAAGTCCTCCTGTTGATCGCCTGTTACAACCTGGTTCAGCACCTGGTCGCCGGCGGGGTGGACGCCGCCCGACGCGTGCGCCCGGGCGCCGGAACCGACGCGCCCGCGGCACCGGGATGGGCGCTCCTCAGGCCGATCGCGTCGTTCGGGTTCGCACTGGCGGCCGGCGCGGTGGTGACCGCCGCGTGCCTCTCGTACTTTGGCGTCCGCGGGCTGGCCGATACGCACCGGCTGGTGGTTCACACGCACGAAGTGCTGACCGTGGTACGCGACACCATGTCGCTCCTGAAGGACGCCGAGACCGGACAACGGGGCTACCTGATTACCGGCGACGAGCGGTACCTGGAGCCCTACGACGCGGCCACCGTTCAGGTGCGGGAGCGGCTCCGGCGGTTGCGGGAGCTGACCCGCGACAACCCGGCCCAGCAGGACCGCCTGAGCGCCCTGGACCGCGTCACCGAGGCCCGGCTGACCGAACTCGATGAGACGATCCGCTTGCGCCGGGACGAGGGGTTCGAGCCGGCCCGCGCGGTCGTCCGGGAGGACCGGGGGAAGAACCTCATGGACGAGGTGCGCCGGCTCACCCGGGAGATGGAGGAAGAAGAGCAGGGCCTGCTGGAGCGCCGGGCGGACGCGGCCGACGGGCGCGTGCGGCGGTCCGTCGGCACCGTCGTCCTTTTGGCCGCGTTCGCCGTCCTGTCCGTCGCCCTCCGGCGGTTCGGCGCCGCGCGAGAACCCACACCCGAACGGGGGAGCACCTGA